A genome region from Maridesulfovibrio salexigens DSM 2638 includes the following:
- the map gene encoding type I methionyl aminopeptidase, with the protein MKKYRGIYLKNDKEIGLMREANRLVSTILDMLGEAIKPGITTMSLEDIACKACEGYGVKPAFKGYHGFPFALCCSVNEEIVHGFPSEKRILEEGDIVSIDMGVIYQGFYGDSARTYPVGKVADSTRNLLDVTRESLMRGIKQALPGNSLYDISRAVQEYAEGAGFGVVRRFVGHGIGRNLHEKPEVPNFVPSGLPGVQLRTGMVIAIEPMVTEGSHDIEILDDKWTAVTKDRKLSAHFEHTVAITADGPQILSLS; encoded by the coding sequence TTGAAGAAGTACAGAGGTATCTACCTCAAGAATGACAAGGAGATTGGCCTCATGCGTGAGGCCAATCGTCTTGTTTCTACCATTTTAGATATGCTGGGTGAAGCAATCAAGCCGGGTATCACTACCATGAGTCTTGAAGATATCGCCTGCAAAGCCTGCGAAGGTTATGGTGTTAAACCTGCTTTCAAAGGTTACCACGGGTTTCCTTTTGCCCTTTGCTGTTCCGTGAACGAAGAAATTGTTCACGGATTTCCTTCTGAGAAGAGAATTCTTGAAGAAGGTGATATAGTCAGCATTGATATGGGTGTTATTTATCAGGGCTTTTACGGTGATTCCGCCCGTACTTACCCGGTCGGCAAGGTAGCCGACTCTACCCGCAATCTTCTTGATGTTACTCGTGAGTCTCTCATGCGCGGTATCAAGCAGGCATTGCCGGGCAACAGTCTTTATGATATTTCCCGGGCAGTTCAGGAATATGCAGAAGGAGCAGGGTTCGGAGTTGTGCGCCGCTTTGTAGGCCACGGCATCGGACGAAACCTTCATGAAAAACCTGAAGTTCCCAACTTTGTACCCTCGGGTCTTCCCGGTGTGCAGCTCAGAACAGGAATGGTAATCGCCATCGAACCGATGGTGACTGAAGGTTCTCATGACATCGAAATTCTCGATGACAAATGGACCGCAGTGACCAAGGACAGGAAGCTGTCCGCCCATTTTGAACACACCGTTGCCATTACTGCGGACGGGCCTCAGATTTTGAGCCTTTCCTAA
- the rpmJ gene encoding 50S ribosomal protein L36: MKVRPSVKKICPKCKVIRRKGVLRVICDNPRHKQRQG, translated from the coding sequence ATGAAAGTAAGACCATCTGTTAAGAAGATTTGTCCCAAATGCAAAGTAATCAGACGCAAGGGTGTTCTGAGGGTTATTTGTGACAACCCCAGACACAAACAGCGTCAAGGATAG
- the rpsM gene encoding 30S ribosomal protein S13, whose protein sequence is MARIAGVDLPKNKRLDIALTYIYGVGRTTALKILDTVGIDWTLKTDDLSGEQVNTIRKELEDNYKVEGDLRRDQIADIKRLMDIGCYRGLRHRRGLPVRGQSSKTNARTRKGPRRSVMSRKKK, encoded by the coding sequence GTGGCTCGTATCGCTGGAGTAGACCTTCCGAAAAATAAGCGTTTGGATATTGCACTGACTTACATCTACGGCGTAGGTCGGACTACCGCTCTCAAGATTCTTGATACTGTTGGTATCGACTGGACACTCAAAACTGATGATCTCAGTGGCGAGCAGGTGAACACCATCCGTAAGGAACTTGAAGATAATTACAAAGTTGAAGGTGACCTTCGCCGTGATCAGATCGCTGACATTAAGCGTCTGATGGATATCGGCTGTTACCGTGGACTGCGCCACCGTCGCGGACTGCCCGTGCGTGGACAGAGCTCCAAGACCAACGCAAGAACTCGCAAAGGTCCCCGTCGCTCTGTAATGAGCAGGAAGAAGAAATAA
- the rpsK gene encoding 30S ribosomal protein S11 gives MARPRRSGKKKEKKNVPVGIAHVKATFNNTIITFTDLKGNVISWATSGASGFKGSRKSTPFAAQVAAETAARKAQDQGMRTVGIFVKGPGSGREAAMRAIGNVGMKVNFIRDITPIPHNGCRPPKRRRV, from the coding sequence ATGGCTAGACCTCGCCGTTCCGGCAAGAAAAAAGAGAAAAAGAATGTTCCCGTGGGCATTGCTCACGTAAAAGCAACATTCAACAATACCATCATCACCTTCACTGACCTGAAGGGTAACGTGATCAGCTGGGCTACTTCCGGTGCATCCGGTTTCAAGGGATCTAGAAAATCTACTCCCTTTGCTGCACAGGTTGCTGCTGAAACCGCTGCAAGAAAAGCTCAGGATCAGGGTATGCGTACCGTTGGTATTTTCGTCAAAGGCCCCGGCTCCGGTCGTGAAGCAGCAATGCGCGCAATCGGTAACGTCGGTATGAAGGTTAACTTCATTCGCGATATAACACCCATCCCGCACAACGGCTGTCGTCCGCCGAAACGTCGCAGGGTCTAA
- the rpsD gene encoding 30S ribosomal protein S4 produces the protein MARYTKAKCRLCRREGEKLFIKGDRCFTDKCSYERRPYAPGIAGRMRKKMSDYAIQLREKQKVRRMYGVLEGQFRSYFKRADGMKGVTGANLLMLLETRLDNTVYRLGFANSRAQARQLVKHGIFTKNGRRVNVPSMHVKPGDVIEVREESRKIPVIAEAQEVIARRGCPEWLEADGANFKGEVKAMPTREDIQFPINEQLIVELYSK, from the coding sequence TTGGCCAGATATACTAAAGCAAAGTGCAGACTGTGTCGTCGTGAAGGCGAAAAGCTTTTCATCAAAGGCGACCGCTGCTTTACTGATAAGTGCTCTTATGAACGTCGTCCTTATGCTCCCGGTATTGCCGGTCGCATGAGAAAGAAAATGAGCGACTACGCAATTCAGCTTCGTGAGAAGCAGAAAGTGCGTCGCATGTACGGTGTCCTCGAAGGCCAGTTCCGCAGCTACTTCAAGCGCGCAGACGGCATGAAAGGCGTAACCGGTGCGAACCTGCTCATGCTTCTTGAGACCCGCCTTGACAACACTGTTTACCGTCTTGGTTTTGCCAACTCTCGCGCGCAGGCTCGCCAGCTCGTGAAACACGGTATCTTCACCAAAAACGGCAGACGTGTTAATGTTCCTTCCATGCATGTAAAACCCGGTGATGTAATCGAGGTTCGTGAAGAATCCCGTAAGATCCCCGTGATTGCAGAAGCACAGGAAGTTATTGCCCGTCGTGGCTGCCCTGAGTGGCTCGAAGCTGACGGTGCTAATTTCAAAGGTGAAGTTAAAGCGATGCCGACTAGGGAAGATATCCAGTTCCCTATCAACGAACAGCTGATTGTCGAGCTGTACTCCAAATAA
- a CDS encoding DNA-directed RNA polymerase subunit alpha, translated as MLIQDGDKLINTRNWAELVKPEQLVRDPKSNELYGKFICEPLERGFGTTIGNSLRRVLLSSMQGAAAVAVKIEGVQHEFTTIEGVMEDVTEIVLNIKQIRFAMTTDEPQFLTLRVNKQGVVTAADIQENQNVKVLNPEQIIATLSEKMDMEMTFEIRMGKGYVPADMHEGLVNEIGHIILDSSFSPIRKVAYSVEQARVGQMTNYDKLIIEVFTDGSVTPEDAIAYSAKILKDQLSVFINFDEMGSEQEESKESDLDLNPNLFKSIDELELSVRATNCLKAANIRIVGELVQRTEQTMLKTKNFGRKSLDEIRRVLDSMELKFGMVLEDFDKKHQEWLKRKEKNEA; from the coding sequence ATGCTTATTCAAGACGGTGACAAACTCATCAACACCCGCAACTGGGCCGAGCTGGTTAAGCCGGAACAGCTTGTGCGTGACCCCAAGTCTAACGAGCTTTATGGTAAGTTCATTTGTGAACCCCTTGAGCGCGGATTTGGAACAACCATCGGTAACTCTCTCCGCAGAGTACTGCTCTCTTCAATGCAGGGAGCTGCCGCGGTTGCTGTAAAGATCGAAGGAGTTCAGCACGAATTCACCACTATTGAAGGTGTGATGGAAGATGTGACTGAGATTGTTCTGAACATCAAGCAGATCAGATTCGCAATGACTACAGATGAACCCCAGTTTCTTACCCTTCGGGTCAATAAGCAGGGCGTCGTCACCGCAGCTGATATTCAGGAAAACCAGAACGTCAAAGTCCTCAATCCTGAGCAGATTATTGCGACTCTGTCCGAGAAGATGGACATGGAGATGACTTTCGAGATCCGCATGGGTAAAGGTTACGTACCTGCAGACATGCACGAAGGTCTTGTCAATGAAATCGGTCACATCATTCTTGATTCCAGCTTTTCTCCTATCCGTAAGGTAGCTTACAGTGTGGAGCAGGCTCGTGTCGGACAGATGACCAACTACGACAAGCTTATCATCGAAGTTTTCACCGATGGTTCCGTTACCCCTGAGGATGCAATTGCCTACAGTGCAAAGATCCTCAAGGATCAGCTCTCCGTATTCATCAACTTTGATGAAATGGGATCCGAGCAGGAAGAGTCCAAAGAAAGCGACCTCGATCTCAACCCGAATCTGTTCAAGAGCATCGACGAACTCGAACTCTCCGTTCGTGCTACCAACTGCCTCAAGGCAGCTAACATTCGCATTGTTGGTGAACTTGTGCAGCGCACTGAGCAGACCATGCTTAAAACCAAGAACTTCGGACGTAAGTCTCTCGACGAAATCCGCCGCGTTCTTGACAGCATGGAACTTAAGTTCGGTATGGTCCTCGAGGATTTCGATAAAAAGCATCAGGAATGGCTGAAGAGGAAAGAGAAAAATGAGGCATAA
- the rplQ gene encoding 50S ribosomal protein L17, giving the protein MRHKKSGRKFNRSASHRKAMLRNMVRSLLTYEHIRTTEPKAKELRSSCEKLITLALRNDLHSRRLAYKTLENHGLVKRLFDEIGPRYEGGGGGYTRIIKLAEPRKGDCAPMCIIELTKRAEAPAEEAAATTEAPAEEAQEA; this is encoded by the coding sequence ATGAGGCATAAAAAGTCCGGAAGAAAGTTCAACAGAAGCGCTTCCCACAGGAAGGCCATGTTGAGAAACATGGTTCGCTCTCTGCTGACCTATGAACATATCCGTACCACCGAGCCTAAAGCAAAGGAACTGAGAAGCTCTTGCGAAAAGCTTATCACCCTTGCTCTCCGCAACGACCTTCACTCTCGTCGTCTTGCTTACAAGACTCTTGAGAACCACGGTCTTGTTAAAAGGCTTTTCGATGAAATCGGCCCCCGCTACGAAGGCGGCGGCGGTGGTTACACTCGCATCATCAAGCTCGCTGAACCCCGTAAGGGTGACTGCGCTCCCATGTGCATCATCGAGCTGACCAAACGTGCTGAAGCTCCTGCTGAAGAAGCTGCGGCAACCACTGAAGCTCCCGCTGAGGAAGCTCAGGAAGCATAA
- a CDS encoding selenium metabolism-associated LysR family transcriptional regulator gives MDLRRLEAFCKVYELKSFSKAGKELFLSQPTISAHISTLEEELGVPLFDRLGRSIMATQAGEVLYRNAKDIYSLIGKAQSEINILRDKVVGDLEIGGSTIPSHYLLPEILYNYCKKYPDVSVHLSVGDTAEILEKVRSGELIIGVVGATADVPNIEFVPIMRDELVIVAPPVLVRNYDVIDDIQHLAELPWVMREGGSGTRKALEAGLSEMGTSVRELNVTVWVESTQAVVQCVRAGLGVSVTSRLAAQPLIDSGELVHISDLPLNLDRSFYLAHLQGREFFPAVRYFIEHVKSLSN, from the coding sequence ATGGACTTACGTCGACTCGAAGCCTTCTGCAAGGTATACGAATTAAAGAGTTTTTCCAAAGCTGGTAAAGAACTGTTTCTTTCTCAGCCCACTATCAGTGCTCATATCTCCACTTTGGAAGAAGAGCTTGGTGTTCCGCTCTTCGACCGTTTGGGCAGGTCTATTATGGCTACCCAGGCTGGTGAGGTGCTTTATCGCAATGCGAAAGATATTTACAGTCTGATCGGAAAAGCGCAGTCAGAAATCAACATCCTGCGCGATAAAGTTGTCGGTGATTTGGAAATTGGCGGTAGTACTATTCCTTCTCACTACCTTTTGCCTGAAATTCTTTATAATTATTGCAAAAAGTATCCTGACGTAAGCGTGCATCTCTCTGTAGGTGACACGGCTGAGATACTTGAAAAAGTCCGCTCAGGTGAGTTGATTATAGGTGTTGTCGGGGCTACTGCTGACGTTCCGAATATCGAGTTTGTTCCTATTATGCGCGATGAACTGGTTATAGTCGCTCCTCCGGTATTGGTTCGCAATTATGATGTAATTGATGACATTCAGCATCTTGCTGAACTTCCTTGGGTCATGCGCGAAGGTGGTTCCGGTACACGCAAGGCGCTTGAGGCCGGTTTATCTGAAATGGGCACCAGTGTTCGTGAGCTTAACGTTACTGTCTGGGTTGAATCCACCCAAGCTGTTGTGCAGTGCGTGAGGGCCGGACTCGGTGTCAGTGTGACTTCTCGCCTTGCGGCACAACCGCTTATTGATTCAGGTGAACTTGTTCACATCAGCGATCTACCGCTTAATCTTGATAGAAGTTTTTATCTTGCTCACCTTCAGGGAAGGGAGTTTTTCCCTGCTGTTCGTTACTTCATTGAGCATGTTAAGAGTTTGTCCAATTAG
- a CDS encoding menaquinone biosynthesis protein, whose translation MDKVKVGRISYLNVLPIYYPLESGLIANDFEFVYGPPAQLNKMMSEGLMHIASNSSIEYLRHAEQYLLLPDLAIGSRGPVQSVIMISRKPLEQLKGCNVLVSAQTHTSAALLKILLSEYIPLNATYETGNATERLESGEKPEAILCIGDEALNLRKHAEYPYIFDLGEEWIRWTGLPFIFGIWTVRRDAAHREDVKQAVRDLIRAKEWGQANIEKICEMTADKTMLNLEESRSYYDGLVYDLGKTEIEGLKVFSKYLLKTGQIDHIPELEFLDI comes from the coding sequence ATGGATAAAGTTAAAGTCGGCCGTATTTCATATTTAAACGTTCTGCCGATCTACTATCCCCTTGAATCAGGTCTGATCGCCAACGACTTTGAATTTGTTTACGGTCCTCCGGCACAGTTGAACAAAATGATGTCCGAAGGATTGATGCATATTGCATCCAACTCCAGCATTGAATACCTGCGCCATGCTGAGCAATATTTGCTGCTTCCCGATCTGGCCATCGGCAGCCGTGGCCCGGTCCAATCCGTAATTATGATCAGCCGCAAGCCTCTTGAACAACTCAAAGGTTGCAATGTGCTGGTTAGCGCACAGACCCACACTTCTGCAGCACTGCTTAAGATTCTGCTTTCAGAGTACATTCCTCTCAATGCTACCTACGAAACCGGTAACGCAACCGAACGACTTGAATCAGGTGAAAAGCCTGAAGCTATCCTTTGCATTGGCGATGAAGCTCTGAACCTGCGCAAGCATGCAGAGTATCCTTACATATTTGATCTGGGCGAAGAGTGGATAAGATGGACCGGACTTCCTTTCATCTTCGGCATCTGGACAGTACGGCGCGATGCAGCACACCGAGAAGACGTGAAGCAGGCTGTGCGCGATTTAATTCGTGCTAAAGAATGGGGGCAGGCAAATATTGAAAAAATCTGCGAGATGACGGCCGATAAGACCATGCTTAATCTCGAAGAAAGCCGCTCCTATTATGACGGTCTAGTGTACGATTTAGGCAAAACAGAAATTGAAGGACTGAAAGTCTTTTCGAAATATTTATTAAAAACCGGACAGATTGACCATATACCAGAACTTGAATTTCTCGATATCTAA
- the mqnC gene encoding cyclic dehypoxanthinyl futalosine synthase, producing MTNLTQSPAEVLEIGKKVEAGERINFDEAVTLMEKADLFDLGSLAHSIRMKKHPEPIVTYVIDRNINYSNICDCGCRFCAFYVAPGKDGGFVISREELGQKIQETIDLGGTQILMQGGHHPDLPLSFYEDMLAFIKDNYPVHIHAFSPPEVVYWSELNGISIKEVLQRLIKAGLASIPGGGAEILVDEVRSRIAPNKCNAAKWLEVMETAHNLGLRTTATMMFGHEEQPVDRIKHLFALREVQDRTGGFTAFIPWTFQPDNTNIPNARKMTSVEYLRMLAVSRIVLDNFDNVQVSWVTMGPKISQLALFYGGNDFGSTMIEENVVKAAGVSFRLSEAEIHNLIKKAGFMPKQRLMDYTLAENANG from the coding sequence ATGACAAATTTAACTCAAAGCCCCGCTGAAGTTCTGGAAATCGGAAAAAAAGTTGAAGCCGGGGAACGTATAAATTTTGATGAAGCCGTCACCTTGATGGAAAAAGCTGATCTTTTTGATCTGGGTAGCCTTGCCCATTCCATCAGGATGAAAAAACACCCTGAACCGATCGTTACTTATGTAATCGACCGCAATATCAACTACTCCAATATATGTGATTGCGGCTGCCGTTTCTGCGCTTTTTACGTTGCACCGGGCAAAGATGGTGGATTCGTAATCAGCAGGGAAGAACTTGGTCAGAAGATTCAGGAAACTATCGACCTTGGAGGGACTCAGATTCTAATGCAGGGTGGACACCACCCGGACCTTCCGCTCTCTTTCTATGAAGATATGCTAGCCTTTATTAAGGATAATTATCCGGTTCATATCCATGCTTTCTCTCCACCGGAAGTTGTCTACTGGAGTGAACTGAACGGTATTTCCATCAAAGAAGTTCTGCAAAGACTTATCAAGGCTGGACTGGCTTCCATTCCCGGTGGCGGTGCCGAAATTCTGGTGGATGAAGTCCGCAGCAGGATCGCGCCCAATAAGTGCAATGCTGCCAAGTGGCTGGAAGTAATGGAGACTGCCCATAATCTTGGCCTGCGCACCACAGCTACCATGATGTTCGGTCATGAAGAACAGCCTGTGGATCGCATCAAGCATCTTTTCGCACTGCGGGAAGTTCAGGATCGCACCGGTGGATTCACTGCCTTTATTCCTTGGACTTTCCAGCCGGACAACACCAATATTCCTAATGCACGCAAAATGACCAGTGTTGAATATTTACGGATGCTTGCAGTATCTCGCATTGTTCTCGACAACTTTGACAACGTGCAGGTTTCGTGGGTTACTATGGGTCCGAAAATTTCGCAGTTAGCGCTTTTCTATGGCGGAAATGACTTCGGATCTACCATGATTGAAGAAAACGTTGTAAAAGCCGCTGGCGTTAGCTTCAGGCTCTCTGAAGCAGAAATCCATAACCTGATCAAAAAAGCCGGATTCATGCCCAAGCAAAGGCTTATGGATTACACCCTTGCGGAGAATGCTAATGGATAA
- the mqnE gene encoding aminofutalosine synthase MqnE → MISKNYFQNAGLGSILDKVLAGERISTEDGLTLFNCPDINALGALASIRRRQLHGNKTFYVINRHINYTNICVNGCLFCAYARKPEEDGSFKLSREDILEKLEKAPIPPREVHVVGGCHHDIPLSFFEETFVEIKKILPQAAIKAFTAVEIDHLASAEGITTVEVLKRLKAAGSEMLTGGGAEIFNPEVRAKICPEKLPGKEWLRIHGEAHELGYTTNCTMLYGHVESYADRVDHLDQLRRQQDISGGFNCLIPLPFLTENSKLKIDNPLTGVDELRNIAVSRLMLDNIPHIKAYWVMLGVKQAQAALHFGADDFDGTVVEEKIGHMAGAESEQGLSRAELEEMIVGCGFTPVERDAAFNEV, encoded by the coding sequence ATGATCTCAAAAAATTACTTCCAAAATGCCGGACTCGGCTCGATCCTCGACAAAGTGCTTGCCGGAGAAAGGATTTCCACCGAAGACGGACTGACTCTTTTCAACTGTCCCGATATCAACGCGCTGGGAGCGCTGGCCTCCATCCGCAGACGCCAACTACACGGCAATAAAACTTTTTACGTAATTAACCGCCATATCAATTACACTAATATCTGTGTAAATGGTTGCCTGTTCTGCGCTTATGCCCGTAAACCTGAAGAGGACGGTTCTTTCAAACTCAGCAGAGAAGATATTCTAGAAAAGCTTGAAAAGGCACCGATTCCCCCCCGTGAAGTTCACGTTGTCGGCGGTTGCCATCATGATATTCCGCTTTCATTTTTCGAAGAAACTTTCGTTGAGATTAAAAAAATTCTCCCTCAGGCTGCTATTAAAGCATTCACTGCTGTGGAAATAGATCATCTTGCCAGTGCAGAAGGAATCACAACCGTTGAAGTTCTCAAACGGTTGAAAGCTGCCGGTTCCGAGATGCTTACCGGTGGCGGTGCTGAAATTTTCAATCCTGAAGTACGCGCCAAGATCTGCCCGGAAAAACTTCCCGGCAAAGAATGGTTGCGCATCCACGGTGAAGCCCATGAACTTGGCTACACGACAAACTGCACCATGCTCTACGGTCATGTAGAATCCTACGCAGACCGCGTTGACCATCTGGATCAGTTACGCCGTCAGCAGGATATTTCCGGCGGATTCAATTGTCTGATTCCTCTTCCCTTCCTGACCGAGAACAGCAAGCTTAAGATCGATAATCCGCTTACAGGTGTTGATGAACTGCGCAATATCGCAGTCAGCCGACTTATGCTCGACAACATCCCCCACATCAAAGCTTACTGGGTGATGCTCGGGGTTAAGCAGGCTCAGGCAGCACTCCATTTCGGCGCAGATGATTTCGATGGCACTGTAGTCGAAGAAAAAATAGGACACATGGCCGGAGCCGAGTCTGAACAGGGTTTGAGTCGTGCTGAACTGGAAGAAATGATTGTCGGTTGCGGGTTCACCCCTGTTGAACGCGATGCGGCTTTTAATGAGGTTTAA